One Bos indicus isolate NIAB-ARS_2022 breed Sahiwal x Tharparkar chromosome 22, NIAB-ARS_B.indTharparkar_mat_pri_1.0, whole genome shotgun sequence DNA window includes the following coding sequences:
- the TMEM43 gene encoding transmembrane protein 43 isoform X1, with the protein MAANYSSTSNKKDHVRITNKSQPGFLERLSETSGGMFVGLMTFLVSFYLIFTNEGRALKTATSLAEGLSLVVSPSSIHTVAPENEGRLVHVIGALRTSKLLSDPNYGVHLPAVKLRRHVEMYQWVETEESREYTEDGQVKTERKYSYNTEWRSEIVNSRNFDREIGHKNPSAMAVESFTATAPFVQIGRFFLSAGLIDKVDNFKTLSLSKLEDPHVDIIRRGDYFYHSENPKYPEVGDLRVSFSYAGLSSDDPDLGPAHVVTVIARQRGDQLVPYSTKSGDTLLLLHHGDFSAEEVFRREQKSNSLKTWGLRAAGWAAMFMGLNLMTRILYTLVDWFPVFRDLVNIGVKAFAFCVATSLTLLTVAAGWLFYRPLWALGIAGLALVPIIIARTRVPAKKLE; encoded by the exons TATTCCAGTACGAGTAACAAGAAAGATCACGTCAGAATCACAAACAAGTCCCAGCCGGGCTTCTTGGAGCGGCTGAGCGAGACCTCGGGTGGAATGTTTGTGGGGCTCATGACCTTCCTGGTCTCCTTCTACTTAATCTTCACCAATGAG GGCCGCGCGTTGAAGACGGCGACCTCGCTGGCCGAGGGGCTGTCGCTGGTGGTGTCTCCCAGCAGCATCCACACTGTGGCTCCAGAGAACGAGGGGAGGCTGGTGCATGTCATCGGGGCCCTGCGGACGTCCAAG CTCCTGTCTGATCCTAACTACGGGGTCCACCTCCCGGCCGTGAAGCTGCGGCGGCACGTGGAGATGTATCAGTGGGTGGAGACCGAGGAGTCCAG GGAGTACACGGAGGACGGGCAGGTGAAGACGGAGAGGAAGTACTCCTACA ACACAGAATGGAGGTCAGAGATCGTCAACAGCAGAAACTTTGACCGAGAGATTGGCCACAAAAACCCCAG CGCGATGGCCGTGGAGTCGTTCACCGCAACAGCCCCCTTCGTCCAGATCGGCAGGTTTTTCCTCTCGGCGG GGCTCATCGATAAAGTGGACAACTTCAAGACGCTGAGCCTGTCTAAGCTGGAGGACCCGCATGTGGACATCATTCGCCGGGGGGACTATTTCTACCACAGTGAAAACCCCAAGTACCCCGAG GTTGGAGATCTGCGTGTCTCCTTCTCCTACGCGGGCCTGAGCAGCGACGACCCCGACCTGGGCCCAGCTCATGTG GTCACCGTGATTGCCCGGCAGCGGGGCGACCAGCTGGTCCCCTACTCCACCAAGTCGGGGGAcaccctgcttctcctgcacCATGGGGACTTCTCGGCAGAG GAGGTGTTTCGGCGGGAACAGAAGAGCAACTCGCTGAAGACGTGGGGCCTGAGGGCGGCTGGCTGGGCTGCCATGTTCATGGGCCTCAACCTCATGACGCGGATCCTCTACACGCTGG TGGACTGGTTCCCTGTCTTCCGAGACCTGGTCAACATCGGCGTGAAGGCCTTTGCCTTCTGCGTGGCCACCTCACTGACCTTGCTGACCGTGGCCGCCGGCTGGCTCTTCTATCGGCCCCTGTGGGCGCTCGGGATCGCTGGCCTGGCCCTGGTGCCCATCATCATTGCTCGGACTCGGGTGCCGGCCAAGAAGCTGGAGTGA
- the TMEM43 gene encoding transmembrane protein 43 isoform X2, with product MFVGLMTFLVSFYLIFTNEGRALKTATSLAEGLSLVVSPSSIHTVAPENEGRLVHVIGALRTSKLLSDPNYGVHLPAVKLRRHVEMYQWVETEESREYTEDGQVKTERKYSYNTEWRSEIVNSRNFDREIGHKNPSAMAVESFTATAPFVQIGRFFLSAGLIDKVDNFKTLSLSKLEDPHVDIIRRGDYFYHSENPKYPEVGDLRVSFSYAGLSSDDPDLGPAHVVTVIARQRGDQLVPYSTKSGDTLLLLHHGDFSAEEVFRREQKSNSLKTWGLRAAGWAAMFMGLNLMTRILYTLVDWFPVFRDLVNIGVKAFAFCVATSLTLLTVAAGWLFYRPLWALGIAGLALVPIIIARTRVPAKKLE from the exons ATGTTTGTGGGGCTCATGACCTTCCTGGTCTCCTTCTACTTAATCTTCACCAATGAG GGCCGCGCGTTGAAGACGGCGACCTCGCTGGCCGAGGGGCTGTCGCTGGTGGTGTCTCCCAGCAGCATCCACACTGTGGCTCCAGAGAACGAGGGGAGGCTGGTGCATGTCATCGGGGCCCTGCGGACGTCCAAG CTCCTGTCTGATCCTAACTACGGGGTCCACCTCCCGGCCGTGAAGCTGCGGCGGCACGTGGAGATGTATCAGTGGGTGGAGACCGAGGAGTCCAG GGAGTACACGGAGGACGGGCAGGTGAAGACGGAGAGGAAGTACTCCTACA ACACAGAATGGAGGTCAGAGATCGTCAACAGCAGAAACTTTGACCGAGAGATTGGCCACAAAAACCCCAG CGCGATGGCCGTGGAGTCGTTCACCGCAACAGCCCCCTTCGTCCAGATCGGCAGGTTTTTCCTCTCGGCGG GGCTCATCGATAAAGTGGACAACTTCAAGACGCTGAGCCTGTCTAAGCTGGAGGACCCGCATGTGGACATCATTCGCCGGGGGGACTATTTCTACCACAGTGAAAACCCCAAGTACCCCGAG GTTGGAGATCTGCGTGTCTCCTTCTCCTACGCGGGCCTGAGCAGCGACGACCCCGACCTGGGCCCAGCTCATGTG GTCACCGTGATTGCCCGGCAGCGGGGCGACCAGCTGGTCCCCTACTCCACCAAGTCGGGGGAcaccctgcttctcctgcacCATGGGGACTTCTCGGCAGAG GAGGTGTTTCGGCGGGAACAGAAGAGCAACTCGCTGAAGACGTGGGGCCTGAGGGCGGCTGGCTGGGCTGCCATGTTCATGGGCCTCAACCTCATGACGCGGATCCTCTACACGCTGG TGGACTGGTTCCCTGTCTTCCGAGACCTGGTCAACATCGGCGTGAAGGCCTTTGCCTTCTGCGTGGCCACCTCACTGACCTTGCTGACCGTGGCCGCCGGCTGGCTCTTCTATCGGCCCCTGTGGGCGCTCGGGATCGCTGGCCTGGCCCTGGTGCCCATCATCATTGCTCGGACTCGGGTGCCGGCCAAGAAGCTGGAGTGA